In Sphingopyxis macrogoltabida, the sequence GTGGGGCGCACGCCGCGCCGCGCCACCATCGCGTCGAAGAATTTGCGGTGCCGTTCTTCCTGCTCGGCCATATGCGCGATCTCGCGCGCCATCGGATGGCGGTCGCCCATCACCGCGAGCTGCCCGGCGTAGATGCGCGTCGCGCCATATTCGCCGGCCTGATCGACGCGGATCATCGAGGCGGTGCGCTTATTGGTCATCGGACGGCCTTTCCGCGGCGAAGCAGCGCGAGGACGAAGGCAGCGCCGGCGAGCGAGAAGATCGCGTTGAACCCGGCGAGCGAAATGCCCGCCAGCGTCCATTGCGGCACGTCGCAGCGGGTGATCGGCGCGGCCATGATGTCGTCGAGCGAAATCGGCCCGCTCGCGGTCGTGCTGCACGTCGTCAGCCCTTCCCACCAGCCATATTCGACCCCGGCGTGGAAGATGCCGATCGCACCGCTGACCGCAATCGCGAGCGCGGCGAGGATGGTGAGCAGGCGCATCGCGCCGTCGTTGCGGCGCAGCAGCAGCGCGAGCGCCGCGAGCGGCATCGCCGCCTGATGCGGCCAGCGCTGCCAATAGCACATTTCGCATGGGTGCAGGCCAAAGCCATATTGCGACACGAGCGCGCCGCCATAGAGGAGCAGCGGCACGGCGAACGCCACGACCGGCGCAGCAAGACGCGAATTCAGCATCGCTTAGCGGCTCAATTGCGCTGCGCGGGCTTGGCAGCGGGCGGCTTCGTGCCCTGCGCCACGCGCGTCGCTGCCGGTCCGATCCGGCCGATCGTCTGCAGCGCGTAATAGAGCTGATAATCCTCGATGCCCTTGGCCTTGAGCTGCTCGGCAGTCTGGCTGAAGCGCGGATCGGTCTTCTCGTCCTTTTCGAGCAGCCCGTCGTCGACCTTTTTCTCGTTGATCAGATGGCGGCGCAGGTCGCTCTCGCGGAACTTCGGCCGCGACGCATAGTCGGGGTCCGAAAGCTGCGGCACGCGAATGTCGGGCGCGATGCCGCCCTCCTGCACGCTGCGACCCGAAGGCGTGTAATAGCGGGCGGTGGTCAGGCGCAGCGCGGTGGTGTCGGTCAGCGGCAGCACCGTCTGGACCGATCCCTTGCCGAAGCTGCGTTCGCCCATCACCAGCGCGCGGTGCTGGTCCTGCAAGGCGCCGGCAACGATTTCCGAGGCCGAGGCCGAACCCGAATCGATCAGCACGACGACCGGAGCGCCCTGCGCCGCATCGCCCGGTTCGGCGAAATAGCGTTCGATATCGCCCTTCTTGCGTCCGCGCTGCGAGACGATTTCACCGCGTTCGAGGAACAGGTCGCTGATCCCGACCGCTTCGTCGAGCAGCCCGCCGGGGTTCGAGCGGAGGTCGAGGATCCAGCCGCGCGGTTTCTTGCCGAGCGACTTTTCGACCGCGAGCATCGCAGCCTTGACGTCGGTCGTCGCGTCGGCGGAGAAGCTCGCGACCGTCAGCACGCCGACGTCGCCCTTCACTTCCCACTTGACCGGTTTCAGGTCGATGATTTCGCGCGTCAGCGACAATTCCATCGGCTTGTCCTGGCCTTCGCGCACGACGGTGATGTCGATCTTGGTGCCCGGGCGCCCCTGCATCTGCTCGACCGCTTCGTCGAGGGTGAGGCCGAAGATGAGCTGGCCGCCGATGTGGGTGATGAAATCGCCGGCCTTGATCCCGGCGCGCGCCGCCGGGGTGTCGGCCATCGGCGCGATCACCTTGACCACGCCGTCCTCCATCGTCACCGACAGGCCTAGCCCGCCATATTGGCCGTCGGTCTGGGTCCGCAGCGTCGAATAACCGCGCTTGTCGAGATAGCCCGAATGCGGGTCGAGGCTGGCGAGCATGCCGTTGATCGCGCCTTCGATCAGCTTGTCGTCGCTGACCGGCTCGACATAATTGGCCTTCACCTCGAGATAGACGTCCATGAAGCGCGCGATTTCCTGCTGCGTCGAGGCATCGACGCTGGCCATCGCGCCGGTCGCGAGCGGGATCAGCGCCAGCGTGCTGAGCGCGGCCGCTCCCTGCCAGAGCGCGAAGCGGCGCTTGGGAGTGGCGGAAATCTTCGTCGTTTCGGTCATGATCGTCTTTCGGACATGCGGGCCTTTGCCGCCTTATAAACCCCGGCGCGCCAACCTCCAACGCATTTGCGCGGGCGTCAAGCGCGACATCCCGATACGGTTCAATTGCCGAACCGGGGCTTAATGCCGCCTAACCCAGCATCTGCGCGACATCGACCGGACGGCCGCCGCGGCGCAGTTCGATCGTGATGCGGCTGTCGTCCGACCCGGCGCGGCCGATCGGGGTGCCGGCGTCGACCGTATCGCCGACCCCGACCGACAGGCCGATCATCCCGGTGAGCAAGGTCGTCCAGCCGCCGCCATGGTCGATGATGACGATCTTGCCATAGCCGCGATAGTCGCCCGCATAGCTCACATGGCCGGGGGCGGGCGCGACGACCTGCCCGCCCGGCTGCGCAGCAACGGTCAGCCCGCGCGAACGCACGCCGCTTTCATTGACCTCGCCAAGCCCCGCGACGATGCGTCCGACGACGGGCAGGCGATAGGCGCCCCGCGTCAGTTCGGGTTCGGCGGCGACGGGCGGTGCGGCATTCGGCGCCGCGCTGGCGGGGTTGCGAGGGCGCGGGACGGGGCCGGACAGTTCGGCAAGCTCGGCGCGCACCGCACCATCTTCTTCGAGTGCGTCCATCAATTCGACGATATCGCGCGCCTTTTCGCCGAGGCCGAGCGCGCGGTCGGCCTCGAGCCGGGCGCTGCTCATCAGGTCGCGCGACCGCAGCCGGCCTTCGTTCTCGAGCCGGGTCAGCGCGTCGCGGCGCGCCGCAAGCTGGGTCCGGCTCGCGCCAAGCGCCTGCAGCGCCACCGATTGCTGCCGCCGAATCGTGCGCAGCGCGCCAAGCTCGCGGCGGACGCCGGCGGTGCGGCGCTCGATCACCGGCATCACCGCGTCGAGCACCGCGCGGGCATGGACCATGTCGGTGAGTGATCCAGGCTGCGCCAGCACGCTTACCGGAGGCTGGCGGCTCAATTGCTGGAGCGAAGCGGTGAGTTCGAGCAGCGGCTGCTGCTGCTCGGCGAGCCGCGCCTCCTGCGCGGCCAGCCGCCGCCGGACAAGCGCGACGCGCGCCTCGCCGGCGCTGATGTCGGCTTCGGCCGACTGGATGCGCGCGGCGAGCGCGGCGCTGCGCTTCTTCAGCCGGTCGGCTTCGCTGAGTGCCGCGGTCGCCTGTCGTTCCAGCGTCGCGCTCCGCGCCATCGCTTCGGCCGATTGCTGCTTGGCGGTCAGCAACTGCTCGCGTTCGCGCGCCGCGATCGCCTGCGGATCGAAGACGTCGCTTTGTGCCACGGCAAGCGCGCCGCCGCCAGCGGCGGCGAGGATCGCGAGCGCGGCAAAGGCGCGCCTCACTGCCGGCCCTCGCGGTGATAGGGATGGCCCGCGACGATGCTCGTCGCACGCCACAATTGCTCGGCGAGCATCGCGCGCGCCATCAGATGCGGCCAGGTCGCGCGGCCGAAGGCGATGACCTTGTCGGCGCCTTCGCGCTCCTCTGGCGTAAAACCGTCGGCGGCGCCGAGGCAGAAGCGCGCCTCGCGCACCCCGCCGTCGCGCCATTTTTCGAGGAGCCGGGCAAATTCGAGCGACGACATCTGCTCGCCACCCTCGTCGAGCAATATGGTCCGGCTGTTGTCGGCGGGAAGCGGTATGCGCCCGCCGGTATCGGGAAGTTCGCTGATCTTCTGCGCCCAGGTCACGCGCTTCATATAGCGCTCGACCAGCTCGGCCTCGGGTGAGCGCCCGATGCGCCCGCGCGCGATGATGTGCAGCAACATGACGTTTTCGTTCACCTTCGGTGAAAGCGGCACCAGCCCGCTCCCCCTCCGCCCGATGACGACGCGTGGCGTCGGAGGGCCTCCCTGACGATAGTAGCCTATGGGAGGCCGGGAGGGGGAGCGGGCTGGTGCCGCTTCTGTTCGGGCGTTAGGCCGAACAGAACATAGACGTCAATTCGCTGCTGCAACCGGCGGCGCGTCGCCGAACGACCACATGCGTTCGAGGTTGTAGAAGCTACGCACCTCGGGACGGAACAGATGGACGATGACGTCGCCCGCGTCGATCAGCACCCAATCGGCGTTGGGAAGTCCTTCGACGCGAACGCTGCGGCCCGCTTCCTGCTTGATCCGCTGCGCCAGCTTGTCGGCGATCGCCGAGACATGGCGCGTCGACCGGCCGCTCGCGATCACCATATGATCGGCGATGCTGCTCTTGCCGGCAAGCGGGATGGAGATGGTCTCCTGGGCCTGGTCCTCGTCCAGCTGGTGGAGGATCAGCGCGTGGAGCGCGTCCACGCTATCATTGGCGGGTGCGGCGCCGGAGGCGGCCCCCTGGGTGGCGGAGATCAAATGCGTCCTTTCCTGATCGGTTCCACCAGCCATGAACGCGTCAGCGGGTCGCGCATCGCGCGGCCTTCATAGCGTTCGAACCAGCGGGGGTTGGCCTGCCGTATCGCAGTCGCGGATCGCACATCGGGCGAAAATCGCAAGAACACGAGGGCGGGCGGTCTCCAGTCTGTCCAATGCTTCTTCTGGTCTGCGGGCCGGACAAAGCGCCGCAGCCATCCCATCGCACGTCTTGCATGGGCGCGGTCATTATAGCCCGGACGCGCGACAACCGCAATCGGCATGAGTCGGGCAATTCCCCGCCAGTCGCGCCATTGGGGCAACTGGACCAGATTGTCGGCGCCCATGATCCAGATGAACCGCCGGTCGGGGTAGCGGCGCACCAGCTTCTTCAGCGTGTCGATGGTATAACGCGTGCCAAGCTCGGCCTCGATCGCGGTCGCGCGGATCGGCGCGCGGCGTGCCATGTGCTGCGCCGAGCCGAGCCGCGCGGGGAGCGACGCCATGCCGGCCTTGGGCTTCAGGGGATTGCCGGGCGACACCAGCCACCAAAGCTCGTCGAGATCGAGCGCATCGATCGCATTGAGGCTGATCGCGCGATGCCCGCCATGCGCGGGATTGAAGCTGCCGCCGAGGAGGCCGGTGGTGATCACAGGCTTTTTTTCCGGCCGCCACGCTCGTGGAGAAAGCTCAAGGCTTGATCACCCGCGGCATCGTAAAACATGATCGCCCCGACTCTTTCGCGCGCCGAAGCATAAGGCCGCGCGACACCATAACTTCGCGATAGCTCTTGTAATATTTGTCCCTCAAACGGTCCGATATCCGCGCTTCGCACCAACCGGCGAAAGGCGTCGCCGAGAGGCAGGCATTGAACAGCATGAGCTCGCTCGTCGAAAAGTTCCTCGAAAGAAGCTGATGTTGTGAAATCTGAGAGGCTGCACGCTCGGCAAGCATTTCGTGTTTGGCAAAGATCTTGTCGAATTCAACCCAACGCTGGCTTCCCTCGGGCGATTGCGCGGGGGGCGTATCGCTCGGGCGAAATGCCGACGCATCGACAACAAAGCAGTTCGGCTCATGCGCCCGTGAGCTTATCATCGGCGCTTGCGCATCGGTCCTGATGTCGGAATAACCGATGGTCTGGGCAAGACGCTCTGCCAAGATCCACTGGGCTTCTTCCTTCTTCTCACCGTCGTTGGCGCGCAGCAGCATCACCGTGTCGCGGACGATCAACCAGAGGAAGGGCGTGGCGGCGATCACGGCGGCCAGTACAGACCAGCAAAGCCATTTCCTGACTTGCGGTCGTGCGGCGGCCGTCAAAGCCGGACCTGTCCCGTACCGCGCACCAGCCATTTATAGGTGGTGAGCCCTTCCAGCGCGACCGGGCCACGCGCGTGGAGGCGGCCGGTGGCGATGCCGATCTCCGCGCCTAGGCCGAACTCGCCGCCATCGGCGAACTGTGTCGAGGCATTGTGCATGACGATCGCGCTGTCGACTTCGGCGAGGAAGCGTTCGGCCGTCGCGGCGTCTTCGGTGACGATCGCGTCGGTGTGGCGGCTCGAATGCGCGTCGATATGGGCAAGCGCGCCGGCGAAGCCGTCGACCTGCCCGATCGAGACGATCGCGTCGAGATATTCGCAGTCCCAGTCGCCCGCCGTCGCGGGTTCGACATGCGGGCTGAGCGCCGCGATGGCCTTGTCGCCGCGCACTTCGCAGCCCGCCGCAATCAGCGCATCGACGATCGCGAGCGGCGCCGAATAGGCGCGGTCGATCAGGATCGTCTCGGTCGCGCCGCAGATGCCGGTGCGGCGCATCTTGGCGTTGACGGCGAGTTCCACCGCCTTCGCGGGATCGGCCGCGGCGTCGATATAGAGATGGTTGATCCCGTCGAGATGCGCGAGCACCGGCACGCGCGCCTCGTCCTGGACGCGCGCGACAAGGCCCTTGCCGCCGCGCGGGATGATGATGTCGACCAGCCCCTGCGCGCGAAGCAGCGCGCCGACGGCGGCGCGATCCTGCGTCGGGACGAGCTGCACCGCATCGGCGGGCAGGCCCGCTTCTTCTAGGCCCGCGACGAAAGCGGCGTGGATCGCGCGGTTCGAATGGACTGCTTCGCTGCCGCCGCGCAGGATCACCGCATTGCCCGACATCAGGCCAAGCGCCGCGGCGTCGGCGGTGACGTTGGGGCGGCTTTCATAGATGATGCCGACGACGCCCAGCGGCACGCGGACGCGGCTCAGCTCCATGCCGTTCGGTCGCACGCTGCGCTCGATTTCGGCGCCGACCGGATCGGGCAGCGCCGCGACCGCTTCCACCGCATCGGCGATGCCCGCCAGCCGGCCTTCGTCGAGCCGCAGCCGGTCGAGCAGCGCGGCGGTGAGGCCGGCGGTCTTTCCCGCCGCCATGTCGCGCGCGTTGGCTTCCAATATCACCGCCGCCTGCGCCCGGAGCTGATGCGCAGCGGCGTGCAGCGCCGCAGCCTTGTCGGCAGTCGGCGCGACGCCAAGCCGTTTCGCGGCGGCGCGCGCGCGCGCGCCCATCTCGGCGATCAGCGTGGCGGCATCGGCCAGCGGCGGCAGGGTCAGGGCTTCGGCGTTCATCGCGCCGCCCTATCACGCTTTGCGGCGGCGGTGAAAGTCCCGTTGCGCCATCGGCGCGCGCTGCTACCTAGGGACGATGAGCGGGGATATCGAGGCAATCGGCGCGGCGGTGACCGCGGGGCTGGCGGGACATGCGGTCGAACCGCGCCATGGCGGCGACGCGGCGCATGGCGGCGCGCGCTGCCTCAACTGCGGAACCAGCCTCGCCGGTTCGCACTGCCATCATTGCGGGCAAAAGGCCGACATTCATCGCAGCTTCGGCGCGATCGGCCACGACCTTGTCCACGCGATCTTCCATTTCGAGGGCAAGATCTGGAACACGCTGCCGCTGCTCGTCTGGCGGCCGGGCGACCTGACGCGGCGCTATATCCATGGCGAGCGTGCGCGCTTCATCTCGCCGCTGGCGCTGTTCCTGTTCGCGGTGTTCCTGACCTATGCCGTGCTGGCGATGGTCGGCAGCGGCGGGGGCGTCGGCGAGGAACTCAGCAAGGCCGCCGCCGAGCAGACGCGCACCGCGGCGATCAAGGACAGCATGCAGCAGGAGGTCGACCGGATCGACGCCGAACTGGCGAAACCGGGGCTCGCCGCTGGCTCCCGGCGCGAACTGGAGACCGAACGCGACGTGCTGCAGAAGAGCGCCGATTATCTCGGCGTCGCGCGCAGCCGCAGCAAGACCGAACGCGCCGCCGATCGCGCCGCCGGCCCGCCGGTCCTCGACGATCCCGCGGCGCAGATAAAGACCAGCGCCGATTTCATCTCGCAGAACAAATATGACACCGGGGTGGCGTTCATCGACCACGGCCTCGCGAAGGCGTTCGCGAACCCCGCGCTCGTCCTCTACAAACTCCAGGCCAACGCCTATAAATTCGCCTGGGCGCTGATCCCGCTATCGCTGCCCTTCATGTGGCTGCTCTATCCGTTCAGCCGCCGCTTCCACACCTATGACCATTTCGTCTTCGTCACCTATTCGATCTCGTTCATGCTGCTGCTCTTCGTCGTCGTGCGGCTGTTCAATCTGACACTGCTTGGCGAAATCGCGACCTTCTGCGCGATGCTTTACGCGCCGTTTCACATGTACCGGCAAATCCGCGGCGCCTATCGCGCGTCGTGGTTCGGGGCGCTGGCGCGCACGACATTATTGCTGTTCTTCAGCCTGTTCGCGGTGATCACCTTCATGCTGCTCCTGCTGGCGCTGGGGGTGATGGGATAGACGGCGAGACGTAACAAAAGGCGGGCAGGACCAGACAGGCCCGCAAATCCGCAAAGGAGAGAGGCGATGCATCGGCTGTGGGGCGAGATGGACAGGCGCCTGCTGATCAAGCTCGGTACCGCGGGGCTTGCGGCGCTGACCTTGCCCGGCGCGGCCAAGGCGGCGATGGCGGAAGGTTTTACCCACGGCGTCGCGAGCGGTGAGCCGGGGCCTTATTCGGTGCTGCTGTGGACGCGCTATGCCGCGGCGAACGACACCGCGCTGACCGCCGAGCTTTCCGAAAGCGCCGATTTCGCGCGCATCGCGGGCGGCGGCACGGTGACGGCGGCCGGCGCGCGCGATCATACCGCCAGACTGCTCGTCGACGGGCTCGAACCCGGGCGCTGGTATTTCTATCGCTTCATCGCTCCCGACGGGACGACATCGCCGACCGGGCGGACGCGGACGCTGCCTGCGGGACCAGCGAGTGCCTTCACCCTCGCGCTCTTCTCCTGCGCCAACATGCCCTTCGGCTGGTTCAACGCCTATGCCCATGCCGCCGCCCGAAACGACATCGACCTCGTCGCGCATGTCGGCGACTATCTCTACGAATATCGGGTCGGCGACTATCCGTCGCTGCGGGATGCGGTGCCGGGCCGCGAGGTGCAGCCCTCGCACGAACTGATCGCGCTCGCCGATTATCGCCTCCGCTATGCCGCCTATCGCAGCGATCCCGACCTGCAACGGCTGCACCAGTTGTTCCCGATGATCGCGCAATGGGACGATCATGAATTCGCCAACGACACATGGAAGGGCGGCGCCGAGAACCACAACGAGGGCGAAGGCGAATGGCGCGCCCGCGAAGCGGCGGCCGAGCGGGCCTATCGCGAATGGATGCCGGTCGCCGACACGCGCTGGCGCCACTATCAGGTCGGCGACCTCGCGACGATCTTCCTTCCCGAAACGCGGATCACCGCGCGCGACAAGCCGTTCGAGATCGAGGAGATCGTTGCGGGCGGCGGCGACGCGGCGGCAAAGCTCAAGCGCTTTGCCGAAACCGCCTATCGCGATCCGGCGCGCCAGTTGCTCGGCGGCGATCAGGAAAAATGGCTGTTCGACGGCTTTGCGGCGTCGGTGAAGGCCGACACGCGCTGGCAGGTCTGCGCGCAGCAGATCGTCATGGGCAGCCTGTTCACGCCGCCCGAATCGGCGGGCTGGTTCGGCGCCAATCCGCCCGACATCGTCCGCCGCCGCGTCGCCGCGGCACAGCTCGCGGCGAAGGTCGGGCTGCCGCTCAACCTCGATGCATGGGACGGCTATCCGGCGGCGCGCGATCGCCTGCTCGCGGCAGCACAGGCGGCCGACGCCGATCTCGTCACGCTTGCGGGTGACAGTCACAATGCCTGGGCCTTCGACCTGTCGCACGACGGACGCCCCGCCGGGATCGAGGTCGGCGGCCACAGCGTCAGTTCGCCGGGGTTCGAAGCCTATACGCCGGAGATTCCCGACGCGACGCGCGTATCGGCGCTCCGCGCCTCGTCGCCGCAGCTCAAATGGGCCAATACGCAGGACCGCGGCTATGTCTCGGTCGCGCTGACGCGCGATCGGGTCACCGCGAACTGGCACAATATGACGGACATTCGCACCCGCAATCCGGCGCTTTCGGGGACGCACAGCATGACGGCCGAACGCGGGCGGCGAGCGTATAGCACCACTTGACTCATTCATAACCCAATGGTTATGAGAAATCCATAACCAGAAAGTTATGAATGCCGATGACCGCATCCCCCGACCTGCTGTTCCGGGCGCTCGCCGATCCGACGCGGCGGGCGCTCTTCGAACGGCTTTGCCTCGACGGCGAACAGACCGTCGGAACGCTCACCGCCGGGGCCGGCATTTCGCAGCCGGCGGTGTCCAAACATCTCGGCGTGCTGCGGCAGGCGGGGCTCGTCGTCGACCGCCACGAAGGGCGCCAGACCCACTATCGCGCGCAGCAGCGTGCGCTTGCGCCGCTGGTCGACTGGACCGGCCGGATGGCGCCGTTCTGGGAGGCGCGCTTCGACGATCTCGAAGATTTTCTGAAAAGGATGGATCAATGACGGCGATCGAACTGCGCAGCGTGACCGTCGAGCGCGACATTCCGCATCCGCCCGAAAAGATCTGGCGGGCGCTGACGACGCAGCATCTGATCGAGGAATGGCTGATGAAGAACGACTTCGGGCTCGACCTCGGCCACCGGTTCCAGTTCTGCGGCGACTGGGGCCATGTCGATTGCGAGATCCTCGATGTCGATCCGGGCCGCAGCCTGTCCTACACTTGGAATTATGCGCACGACGATCCGGCCTATCGCCTCGACAGCAAAGTGACCTTCACGCTCGAACCGAGCGGATCGGGCACGTTGCTGCGCATGGAACAGGTCGGCTTCCGCCCCGATCAGAAACAGGCGTTCGGCGGCGCCAAGAGCGGCTGGCGCATCCATCTCGAAAATCTCGAGAAGCTCGTCGCCGGGCTCGATTGAAGATTGGCGAAGGAGAAGAAGCGATGACCGGCAAGTCCCCGAAACTCCTCTCGGGCGGCAATCCGCAGATTCCGAAAGGCTATGGCGACGCGCCGGTGCAGGCCTATATCGCCGCGATGCCCGGGTGGAAGCGCGCGGTCGGCGAACGGATCGACGCGCTGATCGAAAAGGCCGTCCCGGGCGCCGAAAAGGCGGTCAAATGGAACTCGCCCTTCTATGGCATGGAAAAGGACATCTGGTTCGTGTCGTTCCATTGCTTCGACAAATATATCAAAGTGAGCTTCTTTCGCGGCGGGTCGCTCGATCCGGTGCCGCCGGTCGCATCGAAGGTCGCAGACACGCGCTATTATCATATCCACGAGGATGATTTCGACGAGGTGCAATTCGCCGACTGGGTGAAACAGGCGAGCACGCTGCCGGGAGAGAAAATGTGAGCGCTGACGACAATCCCTCCGACCTCATCGATGCGCGGATCGCAAAGCTGGACGACTGGCGCGGATCAGCGCTCGCCAGGATGCGCGCGCTGATCCGCGCGGCCGAGCCCGAGGTCGCCGAAACGGTGAAGTGGCGCAAGCCGTCGAACCCGACGGGCGTGCCCGTCTGGGAGCATGGCGGCATCCTCTGCACCGGCGAGACCTACAAGGACAAGGTCAAGTTCACCTTCGCCCGCGGCGCCGCGCTCGACGATCCGGCGCGCCTGTTCAATTCGAGTCTCGACGGCAATGTCCGGCGCGCGATCGACATTTTCGAAGACGACGCGATCGACGAAAAGGCGTTCAAGGCGCTGGTCCGCGAAGCGGTGGCGCTCAACGCATCGAAAGCGCCGCGGAAATAGGGGTGGTGCCGGGTTAGCTTCGCGCATCGACGGCTCTCGGCCGGGAGTGGACGTAAGTCGTTTGGAATTCCTCAATTGTGTCATTCCCGCGAAAGCGGGAACCCAGGGCGGGTTTACACTACTCTGGGTCCCCGCTTTCGCGGGGATGACAAAAGTTGGCAACGTCCGCTTCCCACCCCAAAGTGATCTATCTACCGCTACGCCTTCAACCCGATCTCGCGGAGCCGTTCCTGCAGATAGGTATCGGCGGTAATCGGATCGGGATAAAGGTCGGGGTGCGCCGCATCGACGCAGCTTGCCAGCGTCTCGATCGGATAATCGGACCGGAAGTGCAGGAAGAAGGGCATCGAATAGCGCGCGAGGCCGGCCCGCCCCGCGTCGGGATTGCGGACGCGGTGGGTGGTCGACGGCAGGCGGTTGTTGGTCAGCCGCTGGAGCATGTCGCCGACATTGACCGCCATCGCCCCCGGCGGCGGATTGACCGGCAGCCAGCTGCCGTCCTTGTCGAGGATTTCGAGCCCCGCCTCTTCGGCGCCGAGCAGCAGCGTGATCGTGTTGATATCCTCATGCGCCTCGGCGCGGATACCCTTCGCGGGGGCGGCGACCGGCGGATAGTGGAGCAGGCGCATCACGCTGTTCCCGTCGGCGATCGTGTCGTCGAAGAAGTCGGGAGCGAGCCCCAGATAGCGCGCGATCCCCGACAGGAGCCGCGCGCCGACGCGGTCGAACTCGGCAAAGAGCTTGTCATAGACGGTACGGAAACCCGTAACCTCGGCGGGCCAGACATTGTTCGGCTGTTGCGCCGCGAGCCGGTGCCCCGGCGGCAGGTCGCGCCCGACGTGCCAGAATTCCTTGAGATCGACCTCCTTCGCCCCCTTCGCGATCTCGGTACCGAACGGCGTATAGCCGCGCGCGCCGCCGCCGCCGGAGATATGATAGGCGCGCTTCACCTCCTCGGGCAGCGCGAAGAAGGCTTTCGCCTTGTCCCACGCCTCGTCGATCAGCGCCGGGTCGATGCCATGATCGGTGATCATCGCGAAGCCGAAGCGCTCGAAGGAGGCGCCGAAAGCGCGGGCGAATTCGTCGGCGGGAAGCGACATCGAGATTGTGGGTACGGCGGCAGTCATGATCTGGATCCATATGGGGCGGCCGATGCCGCGATTCTGCTTCCGCATGTAGGGCGACCGGCGCTGCGGCGAAAGAGGCTCGCTCTTTTCAAACCGGCGATCGTTGCTAAGAGAGCGGCATGGCAAAGCAATATTGGCTGATGAAATCCGAACCCGACGCCTATGCGTGGGAACAGCTCGTCGCAGACGGCACCGGCATGTGGGACGGGGTGCGCAACCACACCGCCAAGCTCAACCTGATGGCGATGAAGAAGGGCGACGAAGCGCTTTTCTATCACAGCAATATCGGCAAGGAATGCGTCGGGATCATGAAGATCGTCGAGGAAAGCTTCCCCGACCCGACCGCCGAAAAGGGCGCGCCCTGGGTGGTGGTGCGCGTCGAACCCGTCCGCGCGCTGAAGCATCCGGTGACGCTGGCGGCGATCAAGGCCGATCCGAAGCTCGCCGACATGGACCTGATTCGCCAGTCGCGCCTGTCGGTCGGGCGCGTCACGCCCGACGAGTGGAAGCATATCCTCAAGAAATCGGAGAAGCCCGCGGGCTGATTATTTGCGCAGCTTCGACTGCATATGCTGCGTCACCGACGGATGCAGCGGGCTGACGAACTCGCAGCCGCAATTGGTTTTGTCGACACGGCGAACGACCGCTTCGAGCAGTTGCAGCCCGGGCAGGTTGACCCACAGATGCGTGTCGACCGCGGGCGGCGAGTAAGAGAAGAAGCGAAAGCCCGTCGCCGACAGGTCGAACAGGTCGACGTCGAACGGGTTCATGCCGGCCACGCGCAGGCGGGCCCGCGCTGAAACATCGGTGCGTGCGGCGCGGCGGCCGTCGGGGGCGGATTGAGCGATGCTGCTGTTGTTACCCGGCACGGTTAGCGATCCCTGAAGCGATTCGATTCGGGCTTTTCTACTCCGCCGATGGTTACCGTTGTGTCAAAACACGTGGTGAAATCTTCGGGTTAAGGCGGGGTGTCGCCGACCGTCATTAACTGGCTGGGAAAGGCGGATACGAGCGCTTTCGCCTCGCGCCAGTCGGCCGACAGCCAGCGACCATAATCTTCGGCATGGATGATGACCGGCATCGCGCCCGGACGGTGATGCGCGACCAGCCGATTGGCCTCGGTGGTGACGATCGCAAATCCGGGCCAATCCTCGATCTGCCGCTGGATTCCGGCGAAGGCGAAGATGCGGCGCGACGATACCGAAAACCAGTGCTGCC encodes:
- a CDS encoding disulfide bond formation protein B, which produces MLNSRLAAPVVAFAVPLLLYGGALVSQYGFGLHPCEMCYWQRWPHQAAMPLAALALLLRRNDGAMRLLTILAALAIAVSGAIGIFHAGVEYGWWEGLTTCSTTASGPISLDDIMAAPITRCDVPQWTLAGISLAGFNAIFSLAGAAFVLALLRRGKAVR
- a CDS encoding S41 family peptidase codes for the protein MTETTKISATPKRRFALWQGAAALSTLALIPLATGAMASVDASTQQEIARFMDVYLEVKANYVEPVSDDKLIEGAINGMLASLDPHSGYLDKRGYSTLRTQTDGQYGGLGLSVTMEDGVVKVIAPMADTPAARAGIKAGDFITHIGGQLIFGLTLDEAVEQMQGRPGTKIDITVVREGQDKPMELSLTREIIDLKPVKWEVKGDVGVLTVASFSADATTDVKAAMLAVEKSLGKKPRGWILDLRSNPGGLLDEAVGISDLFLERGEIVSQRGRKKGDIERYFAEPGDAAQGAPVVVLIDSGSASASEIVAGALQDQHRALVMGERSFGKGSVQTVLPLTDTTALRLTTARYYTPSGRSVQEGGIAPDIRVPQLSDPDYASRPKFRESDLRRHLINEKKVDDGLLEKDEKTDPRFSQTAEQLKAKGIEDYQLYYALQTIGRIGPAATRVAQGTKPPAAKPAQRN
- a CDS encoding murein hydrolase activator EnvC family protein, with amino-acid sequence MRRAFAALAILAAAGGGALAVAQSDVFDPQAIAAREREQLLTAKQQSAEAMARSATLERQATAALSEADRLKKRSAALAARIQSAEADISAGEARVALVRRRLAAQEARLAEQQQPLLELTASLQQLSRQPPVSVLAQPGSLTDMVHARAVLDAVMPVIERRTAGVRRELGALRTIRRQQSVALQALGASRTQLAARRDALTRLENEGRLRSRDLMSSARLEADRALGLGEKARDIVELMDALEEDGAVRAELAELSGPVPRPRNPASAAPNAAPPVAAEPELTRGAYRLPVVGRIVAGLGEVNESGVRSRGLTVAAQPGGQVVAPAPGHVSYAGDYRGYGKIVIIDHGGGWTTLLTGMIGLSVGVGDTVDAGTPIGRAGSDDSRITIELRRGGRPVDVAQMLG
- a CDS encoding 23S rRNA (pseudouridine(1915)-N(3))-methyltransferase RlmH, with the translated sequence MLLHIIARGRIGRSPEAELVERYMKRVTWAQKISELPDTGGRIPLPADNSRTILLDEGGEQMSSLEFARLLEKWRDGGVREARFCLGAADGFTPEEREGADKVIAFGRATWPHLMARAMLAEQLWRATSIVAGHPYHREGRQ
- the rsfS gene encoding ribosome silencing factor — its product is MAGGTDQERTHLISATQGAASGAAPANDSVDALHALILHQLDEDQAQETISIPLAGKSSIADHMVIASGRSTRHVSAIADKLAQRIKQEAGRSVRVEGLPNADWVLIDAGDVIVHLFRPEVRSFYNLERMWSFGDAPPVAAAN
- a CDS encoding glutamate-5-semialdehyde dehydrogenase, encoding MNAEALTLPPLADAATLIAEMGARARAAAKRLGVAPTADKAAALHAAAHQLRAQAAVILEANARDMAAGKTAGLTAALLDRLRLDEGRLAGIADAVEAVAALPDPVGAEIERSVRPNGMELSRVRVPLGVVGIIYESRPNVTADAAALGLMSGNAVILRGGSEAVHSNRAIHAAFVAGLEEAGLPADAVQLVPTQDRAAVGALLRAQGLVDIIIPRGGKGLVARVQDEARVPVLAHLDGINHLYIDAAADPAKAVELAVNAKMRRTGICGATETILIDRAYSAPLAIVDALIAAGCEVRGDKAIAALSPHVEPATAGDWDCEYLDAIVSIGQVDGFAGALAHIDAHSSRHTDAIVTEDAATAERFLAEVDSAIVMHNASTQFADGGEFGLGAEIGIATGRLHARGPVALEGLTTYKWLVRGTGQVRL